One window of Burkholderia vietnamiensis LMG 10929 genomic DNA carries:
- the bcsB gene encoding cellulose biosynthesis cyclic di-GMP-binding regulatory protein BcsB, protein MRPAASLFMLSAALFGALHTAALSAAPMPVASVASAGAAVPAVAGAASAPADVARALQVAAASGAASAAAAAAGGPAITVRLPFASLGAFDPLHLRGADDARTINAGVRLDRVVTGARLRLTYAYSPSLVFPMSHLKVLVNGEVVSTVPFDAPRAGRMVTQDIPIDPRYFSDFNQIGLRLIAHYTLDHCEDPSNSALWADVSPTSELILDEAPVRLPNDLALLPAPFFDRRDNGRLRLPFVLPASPDSATLRSAGVLASWFGALADYRQARFPVATTLPADDQAVVIGTVATLPAGLALPAVNGPLLAVADNPAAPGRKLLIVTGRTAAEVDDAVGTLVLGRAALSGPAATVAHVDLGAPRKPYDAPRWLPVDRPIAFRELVSDPRQLEVRGTSPDAIRLNLHVPADLHSWNGSGVPITLRYRYTAPSVQDDSTLSVEINDQLVKSYRLAPAHSEDARGRMQLPLLSVPEGRVTSDVDIPAFRVGSGNQLQLRFTLDSQKTALCSSTALEPQRAAVDPDSTIDFSHFVHYAQLPNLAYFANSGFPFTRFADLSQTAVVVPDRPSPQELEAYLTMLGHMGQWTGFPALRVQLARPGEVAALAGRKDLLVIDGSPASPLLSQWRAAAPLSIDPQAGAGATRVAFAVKERWRNGVGQPDGGAHIEQTGPLAALAGFELPGSHGRSVVALTATDQPRLGDLLDVFEKPGLVSQLQGDLALVRPGQVDSLRVGDRYVVGFVPWYARVWTHAARHPVVLGVVGVVAGLLLALGVFSVLQRIAARRRGM, encoded by the coding sequence ATGAGGCCGGCCGCGTCGTTGTTCATGCTGTCCGCTGCGCTGTTCGGCGCATTGCATACCGCCGCGCTGTCCGCCGCGCCGATGCCGGTCGCGTCGGTGGCGTCGGCCGGGGCGGCCGTGCCTGCGGTTGCCGGCGCCGCGTCCGCGCCCGCCGATGTTGCGCGCGCGCTACAGGTTGCCGCCGCATCGGGCGCGGCCAGCGCGGCCGCCGCCGCGGCCGGCGGGCCGGCCATCACCGTGCGTCTGCCGTTCGCGTCGCTCGGCGCGTTCGATCCGCTGCATCTGCGCGGCGCCGACGATGCGCGCACGATCAACGCGGGCGTGCGGCTCGATCGCGTGGTGACCGGCGCGCGGCTGCGCCTGACCTACGCGTATTCGCCGTCGCTGGTGTTTCCAATGTCGCATCTGAAGGTGCTGGTGAACGGCGAGGTCGTCTCGACCGTGCCGTTCGACGCGCCGCGCGCGGGCCGCATGGTCACGCAGGACATCCCGATCGATCCGCGCTACTTCTCCGATTTCAACCAGATCGGCCTGCGCCTGATCGCGCATTACACGCTCGATCATTGCGAAGACCCGTCGAACTCGGCGCTGTGGGCCGACGTGAGCCCGACCAGCGAGCTGATCCTCGACGAAGCGCCGGTGCGCTTGCCGAACGATCTGGCGTTGCTGCCCGCGCCGTTCTTCGACCGGCGTGACAACGGCCGCCTGCGGCTGCCGTTCGTGCTGCCGGCGTCGCCCGACTCGGCGACGCTGCGCAGTGCCGGCGTGCTCGCGTCGTGGTTCGGTGCGCTGGCCGATTACCGGCAGGCGCGCTTCCCGGTCGCGACGACGCTGCCGGCCGACGACCAGGCGGTCGTGATCGGCACGGTCGCGACGCTGCCGGCAGGCCTCGCGCTGCCGGCGGTCAACGGCCCGCTGCTCGCCGTCGCCGACAACCCGGCCGCTCCCGGGCGCAAGCTGCTGATCGTGACCGGCCGCACGGCGGCCGAAGTCGACGACGCGGTCGGGACGCTCGTGCTCGGCCGCGCGGCGCTGTCGGGCCCGGCCGCGACCGTCGCGCACGTCGATCTCGGCGCGCCGCGCAAGCCGTACGACGCGCCGCGCTGGTTGCCGGTCGACCGGCCGATCGCGTTCCGCGAACTCGTGTCGGACCCGCGCCAGCTGGAAGTGCGCGGCACGTCGCCGGACGCGATCCGCCTGAACCTGCACGTGCCGGCCGATCTGCATTCGTGGAACGGCTCCGGCGTGCCGATCACGCTGCGCTATCGCTACACGGCGCCGAGCGTGCAGGACGACTCGACGCTGTCCGTCGAGATCAACGACCAGCTCGTGAAGTCGTACCGGCTCGCGCCGGCCCATTCGGAAGACGCGCGCGGCCGCATGCAGCTGCCGCTGCTGTCGGTGCCGGAAGGGCGCGTGACGAGCGACGTCGACATTCCGGCGTTCCGGGTCGGCAGCGGCAACCAGCTGCAGCTGCGCTTCACGCTCGATTCGCAGAAGACGGCGCTGTGCTCGAGCACGGCGCTCGAGCCGCAGCGCGCGGCGGTCGACCCCGATTCGACGATCGACTTCTCGCACTTCGTCCACTACGCGCAACTGCCGAATCTGGCGTACTTCGCGAACAGCGGGTTCCCGTTCACGCGCTTCGCCGATCTGTCGCAGACCGCCGTCGTGGTGCCCGACCGGCCGTCGCCGCAGGAGCTCGAAGCGTATCTGACGATGCTCGGCCACATGGGGCAGTGGACCGGCTTCCCGGCGCTGCGCGTGCAGCTCGCGCGGCCGGGCGAAGTCGCCGCGCTCGCGGGCCGCAAGGATCTGCTGGTGATCGACGGCTCGCCTGCGTCGCCGCTGCTGTCGCAGTGGCGCGCGGCCGCGCCGCTGTCGATCGATCCGCAGGCGGGCGCTGGCGCGACGCGCGTCGCGTTCGCGGTGAAGGAGCGCTGGCGCAACGGCGTCGGCCAGCCCGACGGCGGCGCGCACATCGAACAGACGGGCCCGCTGGCCGCGCTCGCCGGTTTCGAGTTGCCGGGCAGTCACGGCCGCAGCGTCGTCGCACTGACCGCGACCGACCAGCCGCGCCTGGGCGACCTGCTCGACGTGTTCGAGAAGCCGGGCCTCGTGTCGCAGCTGCAGGGCGACCTCGCGCTGGTGCGGCCGGGGCAGGTCGACAGCCTGCGCGTCGGCGATCGCTACGTGGTGGGCTTCGTGCCGTGGTATGCGCGCGTCTGGACGCACGCGGCGCGTCATCCGGTCGTGCTGGGCGTGGTCGGCGTGGTCGCCGGGCTGCTGCTCGCGCTCGGCGTGTTCAGCGTGCTGCAGAGAATCGCCGCGCGCCGACGGGGGATGTAA
- a CDS encoding phosphatase PAP2 family protein has translation MSASGVRAGRPAQAAAGAGDASWALRIGALAAMGALFFSTYGLANWLAARRAAVPTFAFGWEHAIPFVPWTIVPYWSIDLLYALSFLFWTRRDDLLDHVKRLLTVQLVSVACFIAWPLRFGFARPDASGMAGALFTLLMGFDKPYNQAPSLHIGLLVVLWAVYAQQLRGTLARALLHLWFAAIGVSVLTTYQHHVIDVPTGAAVGCIALFLFPLRDAAGHSRSGDAAPCAASRALARRYALGAATFVLVVLGCVPRAPAAALLAGWVALALACVAWAYWRGAPAAFQKDAAGRMPVFARWLLAPAIVGAFVNSRLWTLRHAAPVRVDERVWIGRTPTTRDVRRHGFTALVDLTAEMPRWAAADASLAYAAVPQLDLVVPSSAQLAAAVEAIERLHAQGRDVLVHCALGYGRSVLCAAAWLAARRGLSDARDALAAVREARARAVWSDHAVAVLQDWLDRRAAGRA, from the coding sequence ATGAGCGCGTCCGGCGTTCGCGCGGGCCGTCCCGCGCAGGCGGCGGCCGGCGCAGGCGACGCGTCCTGGGCGTTGCGCATCGGCGCGCTCGCGGCGATGGGCGCGCTGTTCTTCTCCACCTACGGTCTCGCGAACTGGCTCGCCGCGCGCCGCGCCGCGGTGCCGACCTTCGCGTTCGGCTGGGAGCACGCGATCCCGTTCGTGCCGTGGACGATCGTGCCGTACTGGTCGATCGATCTGCTGTACGCGCTGTCGTTCCTGTTCTGGACCCGTCGCGACGATCTGCTCGACCACGTGAAGCGGCTGCTGACCGTGCAGCTCGTGTCGGTCGCGTGCTTCATCGCATGGCCGCTGCGCTTCGGCTTCGCGCGTCCCGACGCGAGCGGCATGGCCGGCGCGTTGTTCACGCTGCTGATGGGGTTCGACAAGCCGTACAACCAGGCGCCGTCGCTGCACATCGGGCTGCTCGTGGTGCTGTGGGCCGTCTACGCGCAGCAGCTGCGCGGCACGCTCGCGCGGGCGCTGCTGCATCTGTGGTTCGCGGCGATCGGCGTATCGGTGCTGACGACCTACCAGCACCACGTGATCGACGTGCCGACCGGCGCGGCCGTCGGCTGCATCGCACTGTTCCTGTTTCCGTTGCGCGATGCGGCGGGCCACTCGCGCAGCGGCGACGCTGCGCCGTGCGCGGCGAGCCGCGCGCTCGCGCGCCGCTATGCACTCGGCGCGGCGACGTTCGTGCTGGTCGTGCTCGGCTGTGTGCCGCGCGCGCCGGCCGCGGCGTTGCTCGCCGGGTGGGTCGCGCTGGCGCTCGCGTGCGTCGCGTGGGCTTACTGGCGCGGCGCGCCCGCCGCGTTCCAGAAGGACGCCGCCGGCCGCATGCCGGTGTTCGCGCGCTGGCTGCTCGCGCCGGCGATCGTCGGCGCGTTCGTCAATTCGCGGCTGTGGACGTTGCGGCACGCGGCGCCGGTGCGCGTCGACGAGCGCGTGTGGATCGGCCGCACCCCGACGACGCGCGACGTGCGACGCCACGGCTTCACCGCGCTCGTCGACCTGACGGCCGAGATGCCGCGCTGGGCCGCGGCCGACGCGTCGCTCGCGTATGCGGCGGTGCCGCAGCTCGATCTGGTGGTGCCGAGCTCCGCACAACTCGCGGCGGCGGTCGAGGCCATCGAGCGCCTGCATGCGCAAGGCCGCGACGTGCTGGTTCATTGCGCGCTCGGCTACGGGCGCAGCGTGCTGTGCGCGGCTGCATGGCTCGCGGCACGGCGCGGGCTGAGCGACGCGCGCGACGCACTCGCCGCGGTGCGCGAGGCGCGAGCGCGGGCGGTCTGGTCCGACCACGCGGTGGCCGTGCTGCAGGACTGGCTCGACCGCCGCGCGGCGGGGCGCGCATGA